In Corallococcus macrosporus, the following are encoded in one genomic region:
- a CDS encoding glycerate kinase, producing MIRPRWLLAPQEFKGTLSAAEAADAMAEGLREASLEVVLDVAPLADGGPGTLDALLVGMPKGERRKLTVQGPLGAPVEASWARLDDGRTAVVEMAQASGLSLVPPEQRDARAACTHGTGQLLRAALDAGCERLIVGLGGSATTDGGKGALEALGFRFLDADGAPLPPGGASLARLSRVDATGKHPRLEQVELLIATDVTTPLLGNDGSARLFGPQKGADAAAVEELEAALATFCRIVDEATANLPGAGAAGGLGYGLAALAGGKLTSGYDLVARALGMERRVLLADLVLTGEGRFDRQTSMGKGPVALARLARAQGTHVVLFAGIVQRDNGPELSLFREVVELSGQARPGASARETLREATAKWALARLGR from the coding sequence ATGATCCGCCCGCGTTGGTTGCTCGCGCCCCAGGAGTTCAAGGGCACGTTGAGCGCGGCGGAGGCCGCGGATGCCATGGCGGAGGGGCTGCGGGAGGCCTCGCTGGAAGTGGTGCTGGACGTGGCGCCGCTCGCGGACGGAGGCCCGGGTACGCTGGACGCGCTGCTCGTGGGCATGCCGAAGGGCGAGCGCCGCAAGCTCACGGTGCAAGGCCCGCTGGGCGCGCCGGTGGAGGCCAGCTGGGCGCGGCTGGACGACGGGCGCACGGCGGTGGTGGAGATGGCGCAGGCCTCGGGGCTCAGCCTGGTGCCGCCGGAGCAGCGGGATGCGCGGGCCGCGTGCACGCACGGCACGGGGCAGCTGCTGCGCGCGGCGCTGGACGCGGGCTGTGAGCGGCTCATCGTCGGGCTGGGCGGCAGCGCCACCACGGACGGCGGCAAGGGCGCGCTGGAGGCGCTGGGCTTCCGTTTCCTCGACGCGGACGGGGCACCGCTGCCTCCAGGTGGCGCGAGCCTCGCGAGGCTTTCGCGCGTGGACGCGACCGGGAAGCACCCGCGCCTGGAGCAGGTGGAGCTGCTCATCGCCACGGACGTGACGACGCCGCTCCTGGGCAACGACGGCTCCGCGCGGCTCTTCGGTCCGCAGAAGGGCGCGGACGCCGCGGCGGTGGAGGAGCTGGAGGCGGCGCTGGCCACGTTCTGCCGCATCGTGGACGAGGCCACGGCGAACCTGCCGGGCGCGGGCGCGGCGGGAGGCCTGGGCTACGGCCTGGCGGCGCTCGCGGGCGGGAAGCTGACGTCCGGCTACGACCTGGTGGCGCGGGCGCTGGGGATGGAGCGGCGCGTGCTGCTCGCGGACCTGGTGCTCACGGGCGAGGGGCGCTTCGACCGGCAGACGTCCATGGGCAAGGGCCCGGTGGCGCTCGCGAGGCTTGCGCGCGCGCAGGGCACGCACGTGGTGCTCTTCGCGGGCATCGTGCAGCGGGACAACGGCCCCGAGCTGTCCCTCTTCCGCGAGGTGGTGGAGCTGAGCGGCCAGGCCCGCCCCGGTGCCAGCGCGCGGGAGACACTGCGCGAAGCCACCGCGAAGTGGGCCCTCGCGCGCCTGGGCCGGTAG
- a CDS encoding YkgJ family cysteine cluster protein: MARRDWDDADDEAPASGTRALERALQETRTVYRQADAAYAPYSCPASGECCQLAVTKRQPWLWLPEWELLKRSKPLPPARADGACPYLDAAGLRCTVYADRPFGCRTFFCQRIQGPARQPSEEVARLLQRLERISQRVMPSLQGPRPLLEWYAGVSTAPAREER, from the coding sequence ATGGCACGCCGGGATTGGGACGACGCAGACGACGAAGCCCCCGCGTCGGGTACGCGGGCACTGGAGCGCGCCCTCCAGGAGACGCGCACCGTGTACCGCCAGGCGGATGCGGCGTACGCCCCGTACTCGTGTCCGGCGAGCGGTGAGTGCTGCCAGTTGGCGGTGACGAAGCGCCAGCCGTGGCTGTGGCTCCCGGAGTGGGAGCTGCTCAAGCGCAGCAAGCCCCTCCCCCCGGCCCGGGCCGACGGTGCGTGCCCCTACCTGGACGCGGCGGGCCTGCGCTGCACGGTGTACGCGGACCGGCCGTTCGGCTGCCGCACGTTCTTCTGCCAGCGCATCCAGGGCCCCGCGCGGCAGCCGTCCGAAGAGGTGGCCCGGCTGCTCCAGCGGTTGGAGCGGATTTCACAGCGCGTGATGCCCTCGCTCCAGGGGCCACGCCCCCTCCTGGAATGGTATGCCGGGGTCAGTACCGCCCCGGCCCGGGAGGAACGATGA
- a CDS encoding class I SAM-dependent rRNA methyltransferase, with protein sequence MTPSSPPRSGRPGAPPPGRGGKPGARPEKHGQRPEKMRPDRTSPELGPDGTPQVMLLRRGSDRWLAGPPWIYRADLNGDPGLQGGEVVRVVDGRGWFLGKAFYSKQSKISLRWLTNDDVAVDADFFRQRLQSAEALRKLALPGETTYRLVHGEADGLPGLVVDRYGDYLSVQFLVPAMEQRKALIADLLEELLRPKGIVNRSDVSVRHLEGLLPEKGLLRGSLPPGPVPFDEGLVRVRADLLEGQKTGAFLDQRENHVMAAQYAFGEALDCFSYVGGFALQLATRAKHVTAVEISESASAQLRDNAQANKLTNLEVVTANAFDFLRDAVDEGKRYDTIVLDPPSFAKNKDAIPAAVRGYKELNLRAFQLLRPGGILVTASCTYHVDEQAFEEMLASAASDAKRRVQIIERRGAGRDHPVLLNLRETRYLKCFVLRML encoded by the coding sequence ATGACGCCCTCCTCTCCCCCCCGCTCCGGCCGTCCCGGCGCCCCTCCCCCCGGACGCGGTGGCAAGCCCGGCGCGCGTCCGGAGAAGCACGGCCAGCGCCCCGAGAAGATGCGGCCGGACCGCACGTCCCCGGAGCTGGGCCCGGACGGCACGCCCCAGGTGATGCTGCTGCGCCGCGGCTCCGACCGGTGGCTCGCGGGCCCGCCGTGGATCTACCGCGCGGACCTCAATGGCGACCCCGGCCTCCAGGGCGGTGAGGTCGTCCGCGTGGTGGACGGCCGCGGCTGGTTCCTGGGCAAGGCCTTCTATTCGAAGCAGTCCAAGATCTCCCTGCGCTGGCTCACCAACGACGACGTCGCGGTGGACGCGGACTTCTTCCGCCAGCGCCTCCAGTCCGCCGAGGCGCTGCGCAAGCTGGCGCTGCCCGGCGAGACGACGTACCGGCTGGTGCACGGCGAGGCGGACGGCCTGCCCGGGCTGGTGGTGGACCGCTACGGCGACTACCTCAGCGTGCAGTTCCTGGTCCCCGCCATGGAGCAGCGCAAGGCGCTCATCGCGGACCTGCTGGAGGAACTGCTGCGCCCCAAGGGCATCGTCAACCGCTCCGACGTGAGCGTGCGCCACCTGGAGGGACTCCTCCCGGAGAAGGGCCTCCTGCGAGGCTCGCTGCCGCCGGGCCCGGTGCCCTTCGACGAGGGCCTGGTGCGCGTGCGCGCGGACCTGCTCGAGGGCCAGAAGACGGGCGCGTTCCTGGACCAGCGTGAGAACCACGTGATGGCGGCGCAGTACGCCTTTGGCGAGGCGCTGGACTGCTTCAGCTACGTGGGCGGGTTCGCGCTCCAGCTGGCCACGCGCGCGAAGCACGTCACGGCGGTGGAGATTTCCGAGTCCGCCTCCGCGCAACTGCGCGACAACGCCCAGGCCAACAAGCTCACCAACCTGGAGGTCGTGACGGCCAACGCGTTCGACTTCCTGCGCGACGCGGTGGACGAGGGCAAGCGCTACGACACCATCGTGTTGGATCCGCCCTCCTTCGCGAAGAACAAGGACGCGATCCCGGCGGCGGTGCGCGGCTATAAGGAACTCAACCTGCGCGCCTTCCAGCTCCTGCGGCCCGGCGGCATCCTGGTGACCGCGAGTTGCACGTACCATGTGGACGAGCAGGCCTTCGAGGAGATGCTCGCCTCCGCGGCCTCGGACGCGAAGCGCCGGGTGCAGATCATCGAGCGCCGGGGCGCCGGCCGCGACCACCCCGTCCTCCTCAACCTGCGCGAGACGCGGTACCTCAAATGTTTCGTGCTGCGCATGCTGTGA
- a CDS encoding FxsA family protein: MLKVLVIVCILLPLVELYLLITLGHHIGLGSTLALLAGSAVLGSLIARKQGEKVFRNWREAMAGGGVPEEGLLNGVLVLVGGALLIAPGFISDVMGLALMVPPVRRWVTARVRRSLEQTLRSGTVRFTHIGGMGPMPGEDPFQDARRFDAQETPSKTEPSEGPATFRRPRSEGGEVDAELTSDEEPRG; the protein is encoded by the coding sequence GTGCTCAAGGTCCTCGTCATCGTCTGCATCCTGTTGCCCCTGGTGGAGCTCTACCTGCTCATCACGCTGGGGCACCACATCGGCTTGGGGTCCACGCTCGCGCTGCTGGCCGGCTCCGCCGTGCTGGGGAGCCTCATCGCCCGGAAACAGGGCGAGAAGGTGTTCCGCAACTGGCGCGAGGCCATGGCGGGCGGCGGCGTGCCCGAGGAGGGCCTGCTCAACGGCGTGCTGGTGCTGGTGGGCGGAGCGCTGCTCATCGCGCCGGGGTTCATCTCGGACGTGATGGGGCTGGCGCTGATGGTGCCGCCGGTGCGCCGCTGGGTGACGGCGCGGGTGCGGCGCTCGCTGGAGCAGACGCTGCGGTCGGGCACCGTGCGCTTCACGCACATCGGCGGCATGGGGCCCATGCCGGGCGAGGACCCGTTCCAGGACGCCCGGCGCTTCGACGCGCAGGAGACGCCCTCGAAGACGGAGCCCTCGGAGGGCCCCGCGACCTTCCGTCGCCCCCGGAGCGAAGGGGGCGAGGTGGACGCGGAGCTCACCAGCGACGAGGAACCCCGGGGCTGA
- a CDS encoding FecR domain-containing protein, which yields MAGHETESLWALAAGELDAAAKARVEAHLTECAACEAEWKRVVQTRELLHTARAVEPSVRWEETGARLKAEAAKRMARREPRFLSPWTMTLAGACAVALVLWLGGALWKKDGAQAPSVIATGAQQTAPVGEKAVGQPGPTAEEAVAARPELASEKQEAVAVRPEAASTTEAERVTGAVLREATGLEHALAAGMRLRSGMAVRTPPKASAVLRLPDESRVRLSAGSDVVFARAESNAVHLTVQQGRLSVNASHAKREAFLVESAGLRVSVVGTVFSVERTAAGAAVAVLEGRVRVDAEGQPPRFVDAGQRVELAGTGEALKPRALSAGDRQAFRDLRAAEPGAAVASLLPTKKSPSRPATAAKPPDAPAAGTPTVQDSAAPSQAVATTTPEAPAPEAPRQSVATASNPLESAPDPAHASNTEIPRPVTPNETSPSDDFVPYPGSPAGSLASSAPLPTPGAVQAPSMGPAASSEPRKRKTLGALVPGGLLSDDSDERFLGYAKVQTAATTCGRFLMGLGEIAVASPRTGHREEARILRGRCFNKQHQPSDAEDEFRQYLREFPNGRYATEARIALGMSAEPQPGAPAQAPAPMPVPTPVTPRWNGSPQRVPVSPGVPRRW from the coding sequence ATGGCCGGCCATGAGACCGAGTCCCTGTGGGCGCTGGCCGCCGGCGAGCTGGATGCGGCCGCGAAGGCCCGCGTGGAGGCACACCTGACGGAGTGCGCCGCGTGCGAGGCGGAGTGGAAGCGCGTGGTGCAGACCCGGGAGCTGCTGCACACGGCGCGCGCGGTGGAGCCGTCCGTGCGGTGGGAGGAGACCGGGGCGCGGCTGAAGGCCGAGGCGGCGAAGCGGATGGCCCGGCGCGAGCCGCGCTTCCTGTCGCCCTGGACGATGACGCTCGCGGGGGCCTGTGCCGTCGCGCTGGTGCTGTGGCTGGGCGGTGCGCTCTGGAAGAAGGACGGAGCGCAGGCCCCGTCGGTCATCGCGACCGGCGCGCAGCAGACCGCGCCGGTTGGAGAGAAGGCCGTCGGTCAACCGGGGCCCACCGCAGAAGAAGCCGTCGCGGCCCGGCCGGAGCTGGCTTCCGAGAAGCAAGAGGCGGTCGCGGTGCGGCCGGAGGCTGCGTCCACGACGGAGGCGGAGCGCGTCACGGGCGCGGTGCTGCGGGAGGCCACTGGCCTTGAGCATGCGCTGGCGGCCGGGATGCGGCTGCGCTCGGGCATGGCGGTGCGGACGCCTCCGAAGGCCTCGGCGGTGCTGCGGCTTCCGGACGAGAGCCGGGTGCGGCTGTCGGCGGGCTCGGACGTGGTGTTCGCTCGCGCGGAGTCGAACGCCGTGCACCTGACCGTCCAGCAGGGACGGCTCTCCGTGAATGCGTCGCATGCGAAGCGCGAGGCGTTCCTCGTGGAGTCCGCCGGCCTGCGCGTGTCCGTCGTGGGGACGGTCTTCTCGGTGGAGCGCACGGCGGCCGGTGCCGCGGTGGCGGTCCTCGAAGGCCGCGTGCGCGTGGACGCGGAAGGCCAGCCTCCGCGCTTCGTGGACGCGGGCCAGCGCGTGGAGCTCGCGGGCACCGGTGAAGCGCTGAAGCCTCGCGCGCTCTCCGCCGGAGACCGTCAGGCGTTCCGGGACCTGCGCGCCGCCGAACCGGGCGCCGCGGTCGCGAGCCTCCTGCCCACGAAGAAGTCCCCTTCACGACCTGCCACGGCTGCCAAGCCCCCGGATGCGCCCGCTGCCGGTACCCCGACCGTGCAGGACTCCGCAGCACCGTCGCAGGCCGTCGCCACCACGACGCCGGAAGCTCCTGCTCCGGAAGCGCCGCGCCAATCCGTTGCCACCGCCTCCAACCCCTTGGAGAGCGCTCCGGACCCGGCGCACGCGTCCAACACGGAGATCCCCCGGCCCGTGACTCCGAACGAAACCTCTCCGTCCGATGACTTCGTGCCCTACCCCGGCTCACCGGCGGGCTCGCTCGCGTCCTCCGCGCCTCTGCCGACGCCGGGCGCCGTGCAGGCTCCGTCCATGGGCCCGGCCGCGTCCTCGGAGCCGCGCAAGCGCAAGACGCTGGGCGCGCTCGTTCCGGGCGGGCTCCTGTCGGACGACTCCGATGAGCGCTTCCTCGGCTACGCGAAGGTGCAGACCGCCGCCACCACGTGCGGGCGCTTCCTCATGGGCCTTGGAGAAATCGCCGTCGCCAGCCCGCGCACGGGCCACCGCGAAGAGGCCCGCATCCTGCGCGGCCGCTGCTTCAACAAGCAGCACCAGCCGTCGGACGCGGAGGACGAGTTCCGCCAGTACCTCCGCGAGTTCCCCAACGGCCGCTACGCCACCGAGGCCCGCATCGCCCTGGGCATGTCCGCCGAGCCGCAGCCCGGCGCACCCGCGCAGGCCCCCGCGCCCATGCCCGTCCCCACGCCCGTGACGCCGCGGTGGAACGGCTCGCCGCAGCGGGTGCCCGTCAGCCCCGGGGTTCCTCGTCGCTGGTGA
- a CDS encoding sigma-70 family RNA polymerase sigma factor, with translation MFSRGARTWAAAVPPESGVGAVGARGPASSDEAHLRLLVQRVQEGDLAAFEQLYEATKLDAARTLRHLVGNRVEVDDLLQETYLRLLTAVKGFRGESRFKTFLYRVCANVALSHLRWKRRRPEDPFADPPEVVATGEDPERAAERRQAARLVEAALEKLKPKKRIVFVYHELCGMSPDEIALAVGSSANTVRSRLHHARLEFTEAMQRLVVARPVGGSHGRP, from the coding sequence GTGTTCAGCCGAGGAGCGCGCACGTGGGCGGCCGCGGTCCCGCCGGAGTCCGGCGTGGGCGCGGTGGGCGCGCGCGGTCCGGCCTCCTCCGACGAGGCCCACCTGCGGCTGCTGGTCCAGCGGGTCCAGGAGGGGGACCTCGCCGCCTTCGAGCAGCTCTACGAAGCCACGAAGCTGGACGCGGCGCGCACGTTGCGCCACCTGGTGGGCAACCGCGTGGAGGTGGACGACCTGCTCCAGGAGACGTACCTGCGGCTGCTCACGGCGGTGAAGGGCTTCCGGGGCGAGTCGCGCTTCAAGACGTTCCTCTACCGGGTGTGCGCCAACGTGGCGCTCAGCCATCTGAGGTGGAAGCGGCGCCGGCCGGAGGACCCGTTCGCGGACCCGCCGGAGGTGGTGGCGACGGGCGAGGACCCGGAGCGTGCCGCGGAGCGTCGTCAGGCGGCCCGGCTGGTGGAGGCCGCGCTGGAGAAGCTCAAGCCCAAGAAGCGCATCGTCTTCGTCTACCACGAGCTGTGCGGCATGAGCCCGGACGAGATTGCCCTCGCCGTGGGAAGCTCCGCCAACACCGTGCGCAGCCGCCTGCACCACGCGAGATTGGAGTTCACCGAGGCCATGCAGCGTCTGGTCGTCGCCCGGCCGGTGGGAGGTTCCCATGGCCGGCCATGA